A DNA window from Niabella yanshanensis contains the following coding sequences:
- a CDS encoding nitrate reductase, producing MSNLTIHSPGENSKGITTTCCYCGVGCGIEVAKDKLGRVIVKGNENHSVNKGMLCSKGMNLHYTVNDTSDRLLYPEMRYARNQPRRRVSWDAALERTAAVFKTFIEKYGPDSVAFYASGQCLTEEYYVVNKLIKGFIGSNNIDTNSRLCMSSAVVGYKMSLGEDSVPVSYDDLEIADVIFVAGANPAWCHPILWRRVEAAREKNPQLKIIVSDPRKTQTCSAANVHLQLNPGTDITLHHAIGRALIENGDINSDFVKQHTEGFEKYRDIVFERTVAEAAAICGVEEALIWEAASYIGNARGFITMWTMGLNQSVVGVNKNLSLINLNLITGHIGKPGSGPLSLTGQPNAMGGREVGGLSNLLPAHRDLTNEQHRAEVEAFWGVPKGRIPAKPGLTATEMFEALEDGRLKAIWILCTNPLISLPDVRRAEAALKKAKFVVVQEVSNKPETLQYADVIFPAAAWTEKEGTMTNAERRVSYLNKITAAPGEALPDAEIICRFAQKMGFAGFDYSNAAEIFAEHAALTRGTNIDMSALNYSILKEKLTVQWPYTDVHAKAQNDDEASLGTKRLFADRQFYTTSKKAIIHSFEDVNKSEALSADFPLILTTGRIRDQWHTMSKTGKVNKLKQHISAAFLEIHPDDALQRGIRENALVVIKSRRGEVQVKAKLSGDIKKGVVFLPMHWGKVLNSDLNRANNVTNNLLDPKSKEPDFKFTAVEVSPFKKPQQKIIVVGAGAAACGFVKSYRNINTEDEIEVFSKEAFPFYNRVLLPDYITGTLQWDNLVKMTDAEEYAYQVKLHRGVSIISIDRENKTVTDSDGRVHAYDILVLATGSRSAMLRDVPDMKGIFTMRNRYDADRFLEHTKETPGRVVIVGGGLLGIELATSLREINVASTVIQRTSRLMNRQLDPLGSQLLHEELADKGVEVYYNDEIERFLGMTAITGLKLKSGLTIHCTTVVIAIGTTPNIEIARESNLQCKRGVVVNDYLQTSDPSVFAIGEIAEFKGALYGITAAAEQQAEIVARYMNGDIAQFYQGSLLMNILKIHGTDLCSLGEVECPDDPAYEEVVFIDKAKRYYKKCIIHNDRLIGAILIGDKNEFLEYRSLIENRIELSEKRLQLLRSGKGAEPVIGKLVCSCNNVGEGNLVNKIKEGCTDHLQLCQLSGAGMGCGSCRPEVKAILERTLDLVPADSKKIQQISA from the coding sequence ATGAGCAACCTTACCATTCATTCTCCCGGTGAAAATAGCAAGGGTATCACAACTACCTGTTGTTATTGTGGTGTGGGCTGTGGAATAGAAGTGGCCAAGGATAAGCTGGGACGGGTAATCGTAAAGGGAAACGAAAATCACTCCGTAAATAAGGGAATGTTATGCAGTAAGGGTATGAACCTGCATTATACGGTAAATGATACCAGCGACCGGTTGCTTTACCCTGAAATGCGCTATGCACGTAACCAGCCCCGGCGGCGGGTTTCTTGGGATGCGGCCCTCGAACGTACTGCAGCCGTCTTTAAAACCTTTATAGAAAAATATGGTCCGGATTCAGTTGCCTTCTATGCTTCGGGGCAGTGCCTCACGGAGGAATACTATGTAGTCAATAAGCTCATCAAAGGGTTTATTGGCAGTAACAATATAGATACCAATTCCAGGTTATGCATGAGCAGTGCCGTGGTAGGGTACAAAATGAGTTTGGGCGAGGACAGCGTACCCGTGAGCTATGATGACCTGGAGATAGCCGATGTTATTTTTGTGGCGGGAGCCAACCCTGCATGGTGCCATCCGATACTATGGCGCAGGGTTGAAGCTGCCCGTGAAAAAAATCCACAGCTTAAAATTATTGTAAGTGATCCCCGTAAAACACAAACCTGCTCCGCGGCCAATGTGCACCTCCAGCTGAACCCTGGAACGGATATTACGCTGCATCATGCCATTGGCAGGGCATTGATCGAAAATGGCGATATCAATTCAGATTTTGTTAAACAGCATACCGAGGGATTTGAAAAATACCGCGATATTGTTTTTGAAAGAACGGTCGCAGAGGCCGCTGCTATCTGCGGCGTTGAAGAGGCGCTGATATGGGAGGCGGCTTCCTATATCGGTAATGCAAGAGGTTTTATCACCATGTGGACCATGGGGCTGAACCAGAGCGTTGTGGGGGTTAATAAAAACCTTTCGCTGATCAATTTAAACCTGATTACTGGTCATATCGGGAAACCGGGTTCGGGTCCCTTGTCTCTTACCGGTCAACCCAATGCTATGGGAGGCAGGGAGGTTGGCGGGTTGTCTAACCTATTGCCGGCGCACCGCGATTTAACGAATGAACAGCATAGAGCCGAAGTAGAGGCATTTTGGGGGGTGCCTAAAGGCCGGATCCCTGCAAAGCCGGGTCTTACGGCTACCGAAATGTTTGAAGCCCTGGAGGACGGGAGGCTGAAAGCTATATGGATACTATGTACCAATCCGTTGATCAGTTTGCCTGATGTAAGACGGGCTGAAGCAGCGTTAAAGAAAGCAAAATTTGTAGTGGTGCAGGAGGTGAGCAATAAGCCGGAGACCCTGCAGTATGCTGACGTTATTTTTCCGGCAGCTGCATGGACTGAAAAAGAGGGCACGATGACCAATGCCGAACGCAGGGTGAGCTACCTGAATAAAATCACAGCAGCACCAGGTGAAGCCTTGCCTGATGCTGAAATTATTTGCCGTTTTGCCCAAAAAATGGGCTTTGCCGGTTTTGATTATAGTAACGCTGCGGAGATCTTTGCAGAGCATGCCGCATTGACCAGGGGTACTAATATAGACATGAGTGCGCTGAATTACAGCATCCTGAAAGAGAAACTAACGGTGCAATGGCCTTACACAGATGTTCATGCAAAAGCACAGAATGATGATGAAGCTTCCCTGGGAACGAAAAGATTGTTTGCTGACCGTCAGTTTTATACCACCAGTAAAAAAGCGATCATTCACTCTTTTGAGGATGTAAATAAATCGGAGGCGCTAAGTGCTGATTTTCCGCTAATCCTTACTACAGGCCGCATCCGGGATCAGTGGCATACCATGAGCAAGACGGGGAAGGTAAATAAGCTGAAACAGCATATATCAGCTGCCTTCCTGGAAATACATCCTGATGATGCCTTGCAGAGAGGTATCCGGGAAAATGCGCTGGTCGTTATTAAAAGCCGGCGTGGTGAAGTGCAGGTGAAAGCGAAACTTTCGGGGGATATTAAGAAAGGGGTTGTTTTCCTGCCTATGCATTGGGGGAAGGTGTTGAACAGCGATTTGAACCGGGCTAATAATGTTACCAATAACCTGCTCGATCCGAAGAGTAAAGAGCCGGATTTTAAATTTACAGCCGTTGAGGTCAGTCCTTTCAAAAAGCCCCAACAAAAAATAATTGTCGTAGGTGCCGGGGCGGCAGCCTGCGGTTTTGTAAAATCTTACCGGAATATAAATACCGAAGATGAAATAGAAGTATTTAGTAAAGAGGCTTTTCCTTTTTATAACCGGGTGCTATTGCCGGACTATATAACCGGGACCTTACAGTGGGATAACCTGGTTAAAATGACCGATGCTGAAGAGTATGCTTACCAGGTAAAATTGCATCGGGGTGTCAGTATAATATCCATTGACCGGGAAAATAAAACAGTTACCGATAGCGATGGAAGGGTGCATGCTTATGATATATTGGTCCTGGCAACCGGTAGCCGCTCTGCCATGTTGCGTGATGTGCCGGATATGAAAGGCATTTTCACGATGCGTAACCGTTACGATGCGGATCGCTTTTTAGAACATACCAAAGAGACTCCGGGAAGAGTGGTGATTGTAGGTGGTGGACTGCTGGGGATAGAGTTGGCCACATCTTTAAGAGAAATTAATGTAGCATCAACGGTAATTCAACGTACTTCCCGTTTAATGAACCGGCAGTTAGATCCATTGGGCAGCCAGCTACTGCATGAGGAGTTAGCAGATAAAGGCGTGGAGGTTTATTATAATGATGAAATTGAGCGATTCCTGGGTATGACAGCTATTACAGGACTTAAGCTTAAAAGTGGTTTGACGATCCATTGCACTACTGTGGTAATAGCTATTGGTACTACGCCTAATATAGAGATAGCCCGGGAAAGCAACTTGCAATGTAAACGCGGAGTGGTGGTGAATGATTATTTGCAAACCAGTGACCCATCTGTTTTTGCGATAGGGGAGATTGCGGAATTCAAAGGTGCATTATATGGCATCACCGCAGCTGCAGAGCAGCAGGCAGAAATAGTAGCCAGGTATATGAATGGTGATATTGCGCAGTTTTACCAGGGCTCTTTGCTGATGAATATCCTGAAAATTCACGGAACAGATCTTTGCTCTTTAGGAGAGGTAGAGTGCCCGGATGATCCTGCTTATGAAGAAGTGGTGTTTATTGATAAAGCAAAGCGGTATTATAAAAAGTGTATTATTCATAATGATCGTTTGATCGGGGCTATCTTAATTGGAGATAAGAATGAGTTCCTGGAGTACCGGAGTTTGATTGAGAATCGGATAGAGTTGAGTGAAAAGCGACTTCAGCTGCTTCGTTCCGGTAAAGGGGCCGAGCCGGTTATTGGTAAACTGGTATGCAGTTGTAATAATGTAGGTGAAGGTAACCTGGTGAACAAAATTAAGGAAGGCTGTACCGATCATTTACAATTGTGCCAGCTGAGTGGCGCAGGCATGGGATGTGGCAGTTGCCGGCCGGAAGTAAAAGCGATCCTTGAAAGGACGTTGGACCTGGTGCCTGCAGACAGTAAGAAGATTCAACAAATAAGCGCTTAA
- a CDS encoding rubredoxin: MKGYHTIKINCKGGIISPGELLDILNVVSQAAVKQVGFGLRQQLLIDVEENLVGKLAEGLGLLDIAYEVDRDEHPNIVSSYPAEEVFINNSWLSEGVYKDILDELDYRPRLKINISDSNQSFTPLLTGNINWVASPRNPHFWHLFIRFPKTNSVFEWNEMVYTNDVARISRDIENIIYNDTAAFVHNPSADGGALFDVVKKGTYITRTANERMVLPAFNLPYYEGFNRHNNKYWLGVYRRNEMFAVSFLKELCQLCLSTKLGQLCSTPWKSIIIKGIDEKDKHWWSSLLDQHEINMRHAANELNFQVEDNDYGAKRLKTWLVRKLNAMDARTFGICIGIKTRKGSEIFSSILIKRKPLVKVLGKGFFYVYDILCSKDFNPNERTETVFISNITRWHLASELQNAVLWYYKRKTEQRVAPPQPVPATVKPVKEPGEWPYQCTHCLSVYDSIYGDPDQGVVAGIAFRQLPDTYCCPTCEAPKKDFKRISLEFVGEL; the protein is encoded by the coding sequence ATGAAAGGCTATCATACCATAAAGATCAATTGTAAGGGAGGAATTATATCTCCCGGTGAGCTGCTGGATATTTTGAATGTAGTCTCACAGGCGGCTGTGAAGCAGGTGGGATTTGGTTTGAGACAACAGCTGCTGATCGATGTGGAAGAAAACCTGGTCGGTAAGCTGGCGGAAGGATTGGGACTTTTAGATATTGCTTACGAAGTTGATAGGGATGAGCATCCTAATATAGTAAGTTCTTACCCCGCTGAAGAGGTTTTTATTAACAATAGCTGGTTGAGCGAAGGGGTGTATAAAGATATATTGGACGAGTTAGACTACCGGCCCAGGTTAAAGATCAATATCTCAGACAGCAATCAGAGTTTTACACCTTTACTTACGGGTAATATCAATTGGGTAGCTTCCCCGCGTAATCCCCACTTCTGGCATCTTTTCATTCGCTTTCCAAAAACCAATAGTGTATTTGAGTGGAACGAAATGGTATATACCAATGATGTTGCCCGGATCTCGCGTGATATTGAAAACATTATTTATAATGATACTGCGGCATTTGTTCATAACCCCTCTGCTGATGGAGGAGCGCTGTTTGATGTTGTTAAAAAGGGTACCTACATAACGCGAACCGCAAATGAACGTATGGTATTGCCTGCTTTCAATCTTCCTTATTACGAAGGATTTAACCGTCATAATAATAAGTACTGGCTGGGTGTGTATAGGAGAAACGAAATGTTTGCGGTATCATTTTTAAAGGAACTCTGTCAGCTGTGCTTAAGTACCAAGCTGGGGCAGCTTTGTTCAACACCCTGGAAATCGATCATTATAAAAGGGATTGACGAAAAGGATAAGCATTGGTGGAGCAGCCTGTTGGATCAACATGAGATCAACATGCGTCATGCCGCCAATGAGCTGAATTTCCAGGTGGAGGATAATGATTATGGCGCTAAACGATTAAAGACATGGCTGGTGCGTAAGCTGAATGCAATGGATGCCCGCACTTTTGGTATTTGTATAGGAATCAAAACGCGTAAGGGGAGTGAGATATTCAGCAGTATTCTCATTAAGCGAAAACCGCTGGTAAAAGTGCTGGGTAAAGGGTTCTTTTATGTGTACGATATTTTATGCTCCAAAGATTTTAATCCTAATGAGCGCACGGAAACGGTATTTATTAGCAATATTACCCGCTGGCACCTGGCGTCTGAGTTGCAGAACGCGGTTTTATGGTATTATAAGAGGAAGACAGAGCAGCGGGTAGCGCCACCCCAACCGGTTCCGGCTACCGTTAAGCCTGTAAAAGAGCCGGGAGAATGGCCTTATCAATGTACACATTGTTTAAGTGTTTATGATAGTATATATGGAGATCCGGACCAGGGAGTGGTAGCTGGTATTGCATTCCGGCAATTGCCGGATACTTATTGCTGTCCTACCTGCGAAGCACCAAAAAAGGATTTTAAGCGGATTTCATTGGAGTTTGTAGGTGAGCTGTGA
- the mobA gene encoding molybdenum cofactor guanylyltransferase, protein MTHHFLSNMTGIILCGGLSSRMGSDKGLLRTDVANWATDAARKLQDLGIPVKASINTLQENSYAHSLPGVELITDNTVLPVKGPLLGLLSAHIANPTEDLFILACDMPLMETFLLKELYTLYQKQDAEVFLYTNEGEAEPLCAIYTAAALHQIMTMLREGQLKKFSMKFTLDHLRLATLPLKEEQKKYFRNFNAHADLNGL, encoded by the coding sequence ATGACACATCATTTTTTAAGCAATATGACGGGAATTATACTTTGCGGAGGCCTGAGCTCCCGGATGGGCAGCGATAAGGGGCTACTACGAACGGATGTCGCCAACTGGGCCACTGATGCCGCCCGGAAATTACAAGACCTCGGCATACCTGTGAAAGCGTCTATCAACACTTTACAGGAAAACAGTTATGCTCATAGCCTGCCGGGTGTTGAATTAATAACCGATAATACCGTCCTTCCTGTAAAAGGACCACTACTCGGGCTTCTAAGTGCGCACATCGCCAATCCCACAGAAGACCTGTTTATACTGGCCTGCGATATGCCCCTGATGGAAACATTTTTACTCAAAGAACTGTATACCCTGTATCAAAAACAGGATGCTGAGGTTTTTTTATATACCAATGAAGGCGAGGCAGAACCGCTGTGCGCAATATATACTGCTGCCGCGCTTCATCAAATAATGACCATGCTGCGCGAAGGACAACTAAAGAAGTTCAGCATGAAATTCACATTGGATCATCTGCGGCTTGCCACTTTACCTCTTAAAGAGGAGCAAAAAAAATACTTCCGTAACTTCAACGCACATGCCGACCTGAATGGGCTGTAG
- a CDS encoding MOSC domain-containing protein has product MLSISHLYVYPVKSLGGILLDQVKLSDRGLEHDRRWILVDDNNRFISQREVSRMALLHTVICGSQLIIFEKGHSADVLGLDLIPANGDRVRIELFKDESEGVVAEERVNDWFSKKLDLNCRLVYMPDTIRRVVDPVYAHDGEITAFSDGFPLLLIGQASLNDLNNRLDQWLPMNRFRPNIVFTGGAAFEEDTMKEVVINDISFSAVKPCARCVVTTIDQETGVKGKEPLRTLNKYRQLNNKLYFGQNILYKGEGVLRIGDELKVMQRQPYLL; this is encoded by the coding sequence ATGCTATCAATAAGTCACTTGTATGTATATCCTGTTAAATCCCTGGGAGGTATTCTGCTTGACCAGGTAAAGTTATCCGACCGGGGACTGGAGCATGACCGGAGATGGATATTGGTCGATGATAATAATCGCTTTATTTCCCAGAGGGAAGTGAGCAGGATGGCATTGCTGCATACTGTTATATGCGGCAGCCAATTGATCATTTTTGAAAAAGGGCATAGCGCCGACGTATTAGGGCTGGATTTGATTCCTGCCAACGGCGATAGGGTGAGAATAGAGCTATTTAAAGACGAAAGTGAAGGCGTAGTTGCCGAAGAAAGGGTTAATGACTGGTTCTCAAAAAAACTGGATTTAAATTGCCGGTTGGTGTATATGCCGGATACCATAAGAAGGGTAGTCGACCCCGTGTATGCCCATGACGGAGAGATAACGGCGTTTTCTGATGGATTCCCATTGCTGTTGATTGGCCAGGCATCTTTGAATGATTTGAATAACAGACTGGATCAATGGCTGCCCATGAACCGTTTCCGGCCCAATATCGTTTTTACCGGTGGAGCGGCTTTTGAGGAAGATACCATGAAAGAAGTGGTGATAAACGATATCAGCTTTTCGGCGGTAAAGCCATGCGCAAGATGTGTGGTGACCACTATCGACCAGGAGACCGGTGTTAAAGGAAAGGAGCCTTTGCGGACGCTGAATAAATACAGGCAGCTCAATAACAAACTTTATTTTGGACAGAATATTTTATACAAGGGTGAAGGAGTCTTAAGAATAGGAGATGAACTGAAAGTAATGCAGCGACAGCCTTATTTATTGTAA
- the moaA gene encoding GTP 3',8-cyclase MoaA, translating to MLIDRYNRVHDYLRLSLTDNCNFRCFYCMPEEDYAFSPREALMQAGEIEQIAQTFVRLGVKKIRLTGGEPLIRKDAGVIIRSLSRLPVQLALTTNGVRLHDFAATFKEARLGSVNISLDTLQAEKFQMITRRDSFRRVMDNISLMLDDGVHVKINVVVMAGLNDNELLDFVAWTKDTPVHVRFIEFMPFAGNRWTSNKVFTWQQILERISEGYSFLPLKVDAHETAKAYIVPGHAGTFSVISTMSAPFCSSCNRIRLTADGKLKNCLFARGETDILSALRNGGDIEALIKQNIAAKALELGGQLNKDFETLNGDEVLNRSMIAIGG from the coding sequence ATGCTTATTGATCGATACAACCGTGTTCATGATTATCTGCGTTTATCACTTACAGATAATTGCAATTTCAGGTGCTTTTATTGTATGCCTGAAGAGGACTATGCCTTTTCGCCAAGAGAAGCCTTAATGCAGGCCGGCGAAATAGAGCAGATCGCTCAAACCTTTGTCAGATTAGGTGTGAAGAAGATCCGGTTAACCGGTGGCGAACCACTGATCAGAAAAGATGCCGGTGTGATCATCAGGTCCCTGTCCCGCCTGCCGGTACAATTGGCGCTCACTACCAATGGCGTCAGGCTGCACGATTTTGCAGCAACTTTTAAAGAGGCCCGGCTTGGTTCTGTTAATATTAGCCTTGATACCTTACAGGCAGAGAAATTTCAAATGATTACCCGGAGAGACAGCTTTCGGCGAGTGATGGATAATATAAGCCTGATGCTGGATGATGGTGTACATGTGAAGATCAATGTAGTGGTGATGGCGGGTTTGAATGATAATGAGCTGCTTGATTTTGTAGCGTGGACAAAGGATACACCTGTACATGTGAGGTTTATAGAGTTCATGCCCTTTGCCGGTAACCGTTGGACCAGTAATAAAGTATTTACCTGGCAGCAAATACTGGAACGTATTTCTGAGGGATATTCTTTTCTCCCCTTAAAAGTAGATGCGCATGAAACCGCAAAAGCGTATATCGTACCGGGGCATGCAGGAACATTCTCGGTCATCAGTACCATGAGCGCTCCGTTTTGCAGTAGCTGCAATCGTATCAGGCTGACTGCCGATGGTAAATTGAAGAACTGCCTGTTTGCCCGGGGGGAAACAGATATTTTGTCTGCCCTGCGAAATGGAGGGGATATTGAAGCGCTCATCAAACAAAATATAGCCGCCAAGGCCCTTGAACTAGGGGGGCAGCTGAATAAGGATTTCGAAACGCTGAATGGCGATGAGGTTCTCAACAGGAGTATGATCGCTATAGGCGGCTGA
- a CDS encoding molybdopterin molybdotransferase MoeA: MISVATARELVTDNTVCLAPVTIPLKDSLGKALAGDIIAHADVPAFAQSAMDGYAFSFEDWHKESALKISGEMAAGAGEEKLVAKGEAIRIFTGAPVPSSVNTVVMQEKTRMVPDGLLIEDELLIRGANIRPAGSEIKKGELALKAGNQLTPAAIGFLAGIGLSRVTVYPDPAITVIITGDELQEPGEPLGYGQVYESNSYTLSAALANVGLSDVQVVQVKDNAQELTSAMERALKGSDLVLLTGGVSVGDYDFVIKAAADCKVQTVFHKIKQRPGKPLFFGKKGPAIIFGLPGNPSSVLTCFYMYVLPALELLTQRPLSLKTRQVPLVNSYTKQHALTHFLKGWYDGAGVRILDAQESYRLSSFAQANCLAELGVEARLYSEGEDVVIHLL, from the coding sequence ATGATTAGTGTAGCAACCGCCAGGGAGTTGGTAACAGATAACACGGTTTGTTTGGCACCCGTTACCATTCCATTAAAAGATAGTTTAGGGAAAGCCCTGGCGGGTGATATAATTGCTCATGCCGATGTACCAGCTTTTGCACAATCGGCTATGGATGGTTATGCATTTTCTTTTGAGGATTGGCACAAAGAGAGTGCTCTGAAAATCAGCGGAGAAATGGCTGCGGGCGCCGGCGAAGAAAAGTTGGTAGCAAAAGGTGAAGCGATTCGCATCTTCACAGGTGCGCCGGTTCCTTCATCAGTCAATACAGTGGTAATGCAGGAAAAAACCCGTATGGTTCCAGACGGATTGTTGATTGAAGACGAGTTGCTTATCAGGGGAGCCAATATAAGGCCGGCAGGATCTGAAATTAAAAAAGGAGAACTGGCATTAAAGGCAGGCAATCAGCTTACGCCTGCCGCTATCGGATTTTTAGCTGGCATAGGCCTCAGCCGGGTGACTGTCTATCCGGACCCCGCGATCACAGTCATCATAACAGGCGACGAATTACAGGAGCCGGGCGAACCATTAGGGTATGGCCAGGTGTACGAATCGAATTCCTATACACTGTCAGCCGCCTTAGCCAATGTAGGTTTATCCGATGTGCAGGTAGTGCAGGTAAAAGATAATGCGCAGGAGCTAACATCGGCAATGGAGCGTGCATTGAAGGGGTCTGACCTGGTGCTGCTCACCGGTGGTGTAAGTGTAGGGGATTATGATTTCGTAATAAAGGCAGCAGCAGACTGTAAGGTGCAAACAGTATTTCATAAAATAAAGCAAAGACCTGGCAAGCCCTTGTTTTTTGGTAAAAAAGGCCCTGCAATAATATTTGGCTTACCTGGCAATCCCTCTTCGGTATTGACCTGTTTTTATATGTATGTGCTGCCTGCTTTGGAGCTGCTTACACAACGCCCCCTCAGTTTAAAAACGCGTCAGGTGCCACTCGTAAATAGCTATACCAAACAACATGCGCTTACCCATTTTTTAAAGGGTTGGTATGATGGGGCAGGGGTACGGATATTAGATGCGCAGGAGTCTTATCGCTTAAGCTCCTTTGCGCAGGCTAACTGTCTGGCAGAGTTGGGTGTCGAAGCGCGTTTGTATAGCGAAGGAGAAGATGTTGTTATTCATCTGTTATAA
- a CDS encoding sulfite exporter TauE/SafE family protein gives MDLMYLFYLSLFVVAFLYASIGHGGASGYLALMAIFGVAAEVMKPTALLLNLFVSLVSFVQFYRGGYFKMKLFVPLALASIPFAFLGGLITVDASFYKKILGLLLLIPIARFLFFSNLKFEATKQYQLGLAILIGAAIGFLSGLIGIGGGIILSPVLLLLRWANMKESAAVSAIFIFVNSVAGLAGQLTKGIEFTADMYVYVVVAFCGGLLGAYFGSLKFRQEALKYILSLVLLMAAFKLFFV, from the coding sequence ATGGACTTAATGTATTTGTTTTACCTGAGTTTGTTCGTAGTGGCATTTCTTTATGCCTCTATTGGCCATGGGGGTGCCAGTGGTTACCTGGCATTAATGGCTATTTTTGGAGTGGCTGCTGAAGTAATGAAACCCACTGCCCTGCTGCTCAACCTCTTTGTGTCGCTGGTGTCTTTTGTTCAGTTTTACAGGGGTGGGTATTTTAAAATGAAGTTGTTTGTACCACTGGCGCTGGCTTCCATACCCTTTGCTTTTTTAGGCGGGCTCATCACAGTCGACGCTTCTTTCTATAAAAAAATATTGGGTCTTTTATTACTGATTCCTATTGCCCGGTTTCTTTTTTTCAGTAACCTGAAGTTTGAAGCCACAAAGCAATATCAGTTAGGGCTGGCTATTCTGATCGGGGCCGCAATCGGGTTCTTGTCCGGTCTTATCGGTATTGGCGGCGGCATTATTCTATCTCCTGTTCTGCTGTTACTCCGGTGGGCTAATATGAAAGAGTCGGCCGCCGTCAGTGCTATCTTCATTTTTGTTAACTCAGTTGCCGGGCTGGCGGGACAACTAACTAAAGGCATAGAATTTACAGCAGATATGTACGTGTATGTAGTCGTAGCTTTCTGCGGCGGTTTGCTGGGTGCTTATTTCGGATCTCTTAAGTTTAGGCAGGAGGCGTTAAAGTATATACTTTCTCTTGTTTTGTTAATGGCGGCATTTAAGTTGTTTTTCGTATAA
- a CDS encoding molybdopterin-binding protein produces the protein MRLRLLCFLSILIVNQAFSQKSITPTDQLVIEGEVEQRLPVSLTDLGRYRTYTIDSFRIKNHLKEPRSLMKDLKLVLLKDVLAEVKIKTPGPKQLSEYYFIAEASDGYKVVFSWNELFNTKIGDEVYLVVEYDQQAGVQMPDRIALLSAGDEALGRDM, from the coding sequence ATGCGTTTGCGCTTATTATGTTTTTTATCGATATTGATCGTTAATCAGGCTTTTTCGCAAAAGAGCATTACGCCTACTGATCAGTTGGTGATTGAAGGAGAGGTGGAGCAAAGGTTGCCTGTTTCTTTAACAGATTTGGGCAGGTACAGGACCTACACCATAGATAGCTTCCGCATTAAGAATCACCTGAAAGAACCCCGGTCGTTAATGAAAGATTTGAAATTGGTTTTGTTGAAAGATGTTTTGGCAGAAGTTAAAATCAAAACCCCGGGACCAAAACAGCTAAGCGAATACTATTTTATTGCTGAAGCCAGTGATGGATACAAAGTAGTGTTTTCATGGAATGAATTGTTTAATACCAAAATAGGAGATGAGGTATACCTGGTAGTGGAATATGATCAACAGGCAGGTGTACAAATGCCGGACAGGATTGCATTGCTCTCTGCGGGCGATGAGGCATTGGGAAGAGATATGTAA
- a CDS encoding MoaD/ThiS family protein, which translates to MAIQVLFFGQLAEIAGNIVGMPVAPTLRGLERGLWEQFPSLKEKKYALSVNQKMVAGDISLTDGDIVALLPPFSGG; encoded by the coding sequence ATGGCGATACAGGTTTTATTTTTTGGTCAGCTTGCGGAGATTGCGGGAAACATAGTAGGGATGCCCGTAGCCCCAACCTTGCGAGGGCTGGAACGGGGATTGTGGGAACAGTTTCCTTCACTCAAAGAAAAGAAATATGCGTTATCTGTTAATCAGAAAATGGTGGCAGGAGATATCTCATTAACTGACGGAGATATAGTCGCCCTTTTACCTCCTTTTTCGGGAGGATAG